A single Eubalaena glacialis isolate mEubGla1 chromosome 18, mEubGla1.1.hap2.+ XY, whole genome shotgun sequence DNA region contains:
- the KIRREL2 gene encoding kin of IRRE-like protein 2 isoform X2, whose product MLVPALLVLFFCLRGRAGLSPHFLQQPEDLVVLLGDEARLPCALGAYWGLVQWTKDGLALGGERDLPGWSRYWISGNAASGQHDLHIRPIELEDQASYECQATEAGLRSRRAQLHVLVPPEPPQVLGGPSVSLVAGVPANVTCRSRGDARPTPELLWFRDGVRLDGATFRQTLLKEGTIGSVESILSLTPSSHDDGAILVCRARSQALPAGKDTAITLSLQYPPVVTLSAEPQTVQEGEKVTFLCQATAQPPVTGYRWAKGGSPVLGARGPMLEVVADASFLTAPVSCEVSNAVGSANRSTALDVRFGPILQAKPKPLSVDVGEDASFSCVWRGNPLPRVTWTRRGDAQVLASGPTLRLLAVGPEDAGDYVCRAEPGLSGLGGGSAEARLTVNAPPVVTALHSAPAFLRGPARLQCLVFASPAPEAVVWSWDEGFLTAGSRGRFLVETFPAPEGRGGQGPGLISVLHISGTQESDFSRGFNCTARNRLGEGGTQVSLGRRDLLPTVRIVAGVAAVAMTLLMVITGVALCCWRHGKASFSKQKNLVRIPGSSNGSSSRGPEEETGSSKDQDPTNGYYKVRGVSVSLSLGEAPGGGLFLPPSSPFGPPGTPTFYDFKPHLGIVPPCRLYRAQAGYLTTPHPRAFTSYIKPTSFGPPDLAPSTPPFPYAAFPTPSHPRLQTHV is encoded by the exons ATGCTGGTCCCCGCACTCCTTGtcctcttcttctgcctcagagGGCGTGCAG GCCTGTCACCCCACTTCCTGCAACAGCCAGAAGACCTGGTAGTACTGCTGGGGGACGAGGCCCGTCTGCCCTGTGCCCTGGGCGCATACTGGGGGCTGGTTCAGTGGACTAAGGATGGGCTGGCTCTAGGGGGCGAAAGAGACCTGCCAG GGTGGTCCCGGTACTGGATATCAGGGAATGCAGCCAGTGGCCAGCACGACCTCCACATTAGGCCCATAGAGCTAGAGGATCAAGCATCCTACGAATGTCAAGCTACAGAAGCAGGCCTCCGCTCTCGACGAGCCCAACTGCACGTGCTGG TGCCTCCGGAACCCCCCCAGGTGCTGGGTGGCCCCTCTGTGTCTCTGGTTGCTGGGGTTCCTGCGAATGTGACCTGTCGGAGCCGTGGGGATGCCCGCCCCACCCCTGAGCTGCTGTGGTTCCGAGATGGGGTCCGGCTAGACGGGGCCACCTTCCGCCAG ACCCTGTTGAAGGAAGGAACCATTGGATCAGTGGAGAGCATCTTATCTTTGACCCCTTCCAGCCACGATGATGGAGCCATCTTGGTTTGCCGGGCTCGGAGCCAGGCCCTGCCCGCGGGGAAGGACACAGCTATCACACTGAGCCTGCAGT ACCCCCCAGTGGTGACTCTGTCTGCAGAACCACAGACAgtgcaggagggagagaaggtcACTTTCCTATGCCAGGCCACAGCCCAGCCTCCTGTCACCGGCTATAG GTGGGCAAAGGGGGGCTCCCCTGTGCTTGGGGCCCGCGGGCCAATGTTGGAGGTAGTGGCGGACGCTTCATTCCTGACTGCGCCGGTGTCCTGCGAGGTCAGCAACGCAGTGGGTAGCGCCAACCGCAGCACAGCGCTGGATGTGCGAT TCGGGCCGATTCTGCAGGCAAAGCCGAAACCCTTATCCGTGGACGTAGGGGAAGACGCCTCCTTCAGCTGTGTCTGGCGCGGGAATCCGCTTCCACGCGTAACCTGGACCCGCCGCGGGGACGCGCAG GTGCTGGCCTCCGGGCCCACGCTGCGTCTTCTCGCGGTGGGGCCCGAGGATGCAGGCGACTACGTGTGCAGAGCCGAGCCGGGGCTCTCGGGCCTGGGGGGCGGCTCTGCGGAAGCTAGGTTGACTGTGAACG CTCCCCCAGTGGTGACCGCCCTGCATTCTGCGCCCGCCTTCCTGAGGGGCCCCGCTCGCCTCCAGTGTCTAGTCTTCGCCTCCCCCGCCCCAGAAGCCGTG GTCTGGTCTTGGGATGAGGGCTTCCTGACAGCGGGGTCGCGGGGTCGGTTCCTGGTGGAGACATTCCCAGCCCCAGAGGGCCGCGGGGGACAGGGTCCAGGCCTGATCTCTGTGCTGCACATTTCGGGGACCCAGGAGTCCGACTTTAGCCGGGGCTTCAACTGCACTGCCCGGAACCGGTTGGGCGAAGGAGGCACCCAGGTCAGCCTGGGACGTAGAG ACTTGCTGCCCACTGTGCGGATTGTGGCTGGAGTGGCCGctgtggccatgactctccttaTGGTCATCACTGGGGTGGCCCTGTGCTGCTGGCGCCATGGCAAGG CCTCTTTCTCCAAGCAAAAGAATCTGGTGCGAATCCCAGGGAGTAGCAACGGCTCCAGTTCGAGGGGTCCTGAGGAGGAGACAGGCAGCAGCAAGGACCAG GACCCAACCAATGGTTACTACAAGGTCCGAGGAGTCAGTGTGAGCCTGAGCCTTGGAGAAGCCCCTGGAGGAGGTCTCTTCCTACCGCCCTCCTCCCCTTTTGGACCTCCAGGAACCCCTACTTTCTATGATTTCAAACCACATCTGGGCATTGTGCCCCCCTGCAGATTATATAGAGCCCAGGCAGGTTATCTCACCACACCCCATCCTCGAGCTTTTACCAGCTACATCAAACCCACATCCTTTGGACCCCCAGATCTGGCCCCCAGCACTCCCCCCTTCCCATATGCTGCCTTCCCCACACCCAGCCACCCACGTCTTCAGACTCATGTGTGA
- the KIRREL2 gene encoding kin of IRRE-like protein 2 isoform X1, with amino-acid sequence MLVPALLVLFFCLRGRAGLSPHFLQQPEDLVVLLGDEARLPCALGAYWGLVQWTKDGLALGGERDLPGWSRYWISGNAASGQHDLHIRPIELEDQASYECQATEAGLRSRRAQLHVLVPPEPPQVLGGPSVSLVAGVPANVTCRSRGDARPTPELLWFRDGVRLDGATFRQTLLKEGTIGSVESILSLTPSSHDDGAILVCRARSQALPAGKDTAITLSLQYPPVVTLSAEPQTVQEGEKVTFLCQATAQPPVTGYRWAKGGSPVLGARGPMLEVVADASFLTAPVSCEVSNAVGSANRSTALDVRFGPILQAKPKPLSVDVGEDASFSCVWRGNPLPRVTWTRRGDAQVLASGPTLRLLAVGPEDAGDYVCRAEPGLSGLGGGSAEARLTVNAPPVVTALHSAPAFLRGPARLQCLVFASPAPEAVVWSWDEGFLTAGSRGRFLVETFPAPEGRGGQGPGLISVLHISGTQESDFSRGFNCTARNRLGEGGTQVSLGRRDLLPTVRIVAGVAAVAMTLLMVITGVALCCWRHGKASFSKQKNLVRIPGSSNGSSSRGPEEETGSSKDQGPIMHTDHSDLALDEEGAVETKDPTNGYYKVRGVSVSLSLGEAPGGGLFLPPSSPFGPPGTPTFYDFKPHLGIVPPCRLYRAQAGYLTTPHPRAFTSYIKPTSFGPPDLAPSTPPFPYAAFPTPSHPRLQTHV; translated from the exons ATGCTGGTCCCCGCACTCCTTGtcctcttcttctgcctcagagGGCGTGCAG GCCTGTCACCCCACTTCCTGCAACAGCCAGAAGACCTGGTAGTACTGCTGGGGGACGAGGCCCGTCTGCCCTGTGCCCTGGGCGCATACTGGGGGCTGGTTCAGTGGACTAAGGATGGGCTGGCTCTAGGGGGCGAAAGAGACCTGCCAG GGTGGTCCCGGTACTGGATATCAGGGAATGCAGCCAGTGGCCAGCACGACCTCCACATTAGGCCCATAGAGCTAGAGGATCAAGCATCCTACGAATGTCAAGCTACAGAAGCAGGCCTCCGCTCTCGACGAGCCCAACTGCACGTGCTGG TGCCTCCGGAACCCCCCCAGGTGCTGGGTGGCCCCTCTGTGTCTCTGGTTGCTGGGGTTCCTGCGAATGTGACCTGTCGGAGCCGTGGGGATGCCCGCCCCACCCCTGAGCTGCTGTGGTTCCGAGATGGGGTCCGGCTAGACGGGGCCACCTTCCGCCAG ACCCTGTTGAAGGAAGGAACCATTGGATCAGTGGAGAGCATCTTATCTTTGACCCCTTCCAGCCACGATGATGGAGCCATCTTGGTTTGCCGGGCTCGGAGCCAGGCCCTGCCCGCGGGGAAGGACACAGCTATCACACTGAGCCTGCAGT ACCCCCCAGTGGTGACTCTGTCTGCAGAACCACAGACAgtgcaggagggagagaaggtcACTTTCCTATGCCAGGCCACAGCCCAGCCTCCTGTCACCGGCTATAG GTGGGCAAAGGGGGGCTCCCCTGTGCTTGGGGCCCGCGGGCCAATGTTGGAGGTAGTGGCGGACGCTTCATTCCTGACTGCGCCGGTGTCCTGCGAGGTCAGCAACGCAGTGGGTAGCGCCAACCGCAGCACAGCGCTGGATGTGCGAT TCGGGCCGATTCTGCAGGCAAAGCCGAAACCCTTATCCGTGGACGTAGGGGAAGACGCCTCCTTCAGCTGTGTCTGGCGCGGGAATCCGCTTCCACGCGTAACCTGGACCCGCCGCGGGGACGCGCAG GTGCTGGCCTCCGGGCCCACGCTGCGTCTTCTCGCGGTGGGGCCCGAGGATGCAGGCGACTACGTGTGCAGAGCCGAGCCGGGGCTCTCGGGCCTGGGGGGCGGCTCTGCGGAAGCTAGGTTGACTGTGAACG CTCCCCCAGTGGTGACCGCCCTGCATTCTGCGCCCGCCTTCCTGAGGGGCCCCGCTCGCCTCCAGTGTCTAGTCTTCGCCTCCCCCGCCCCAGAAGCCGTG GTCTGGTCTTGGGATGAGGGCTTCCTGACAGCGGGGTCGCGGGGTCGGTTCCTGGTGGAGACATTCCCAGCCCCAGAGGGCCGCGGGGGACAGGGTCCAGGCCTGATCTCTGTGCTGCACATTTCGGGGACCCAGGAGTCCGACTTTAGCCGGGGCTTCAACTGCACTGCCCGGAACCGGTTGGGCGAAGGAGGCACCCAGGTCAGCCTGGGACGTAGAG ACTTGCTGCCCACTGTGCGGATTGTGGCTGGAGTGGCCGctgtggccatgactctccttaTGGTCATCACTGGGGTGGCCCTGTGCTGCTGGCGCCATGGCAAGG CCTCTTTCTCCAAGCAAAAGAATCTGGTGCGAATCCCAGGGAGTAGCAACGGCTCCAGTTCGAGGGGTCCTGAGGAGGAGACAGGCAGCAGCAAGGACCAG GGCCCCATCATGCACACAGACCACAGTGACCTGGCTCTGGAtgaggagggagctgtggagaccAAG GACCCAACCAATGGTTACTACAAGGTCCGAGGAGTCAGTGTGAGCCTGAGCCTTGGAGAAGCCCCTGGAGGAGGTCTCTTCCTACCGCCCTCCTCCCCTTTTGGACCTCCAGGAACCCCTACTTTCTATGATTTCAAACCACATCTGGGCATTGTGCCCCCCTGCAGATTATATAGAGCCCAGGCAGGTTATCTCACCACACCCCATCCTCGAGCTTTTACCAGCTACATCAAACCCACATCCTTTGGACCCCCAGATCTGGCCCCCAGCACTCCCCCCTTCCCATATGCTGCCTTCCCCACACCCAGCCACCCACGTCTTCAGACTCATGTGTGA
- the APLP1 gene encoding amyloid beta precursor like protein 1 isoform X1 produces MGPASPAARGLGPLPLLLPLLLLLLRAQLAVGSLAGGSPSAAEAPGSAQVAGLCGRPTLHRDLRTGRWEPDPQLSRRCLRDPQRVLEYCRQMYPELQIARVEQATQAIPVEQWCGDARGGRCAHPHHQVVPFRCLEGEFVSEALLVPEGCRFLHQERMDQCESSTRRRQEAQEACSSQGLILHGSGMLLPCGADRFRGVEYVCCPPPVTPNPSGTAVGDPSTRSWPPGGRVEGGEDEEEEESFLQPVDDYFVEPPRAEEEEEEERVPPSSSHPPSGVSKVTPTPRPTDGVDVYFGMPGEISEHEGFLRAKMDLEERRMRQINEVMREWAMADNQSKNLPKADRQALNEHFQSILQTLEEQVSGERQRLVETHATRVIALINDQRRAALEGFLAALQADPPQPERVLLALRRYLRAERKEQRHTLRHYQHVAAVDPEKAQQTRFQVQTHLQVIEERMNQSLGLLDQNPRLAQELRPQIQELLHSEHLGPSELEAPAPGGSNEDKGGLQPLDSKDADTPMALPKGSTEQDAASSGKEKMSPLEQYERKVNVSVPRGFPFHSSEIQRDELAPAGTGMSREAVSGLLIMGAGGGSLIILSMLLLRRKKPYGAISHGVVEVDPMLTLEEQQLRELQRHGYENPTYRFLEERP; encoded by the exons ATGGGACCCGCCAGCCCCGCCGCTCGCGGTCTGGGCCCGCTGCCGCTGTTGCTGCCACTATTGCTGCTGCTTCTGCGCGCGCAGCTCGCCGTCGGGAGCCTGGCCGGTGGGAGTCCCAGCGCTGCCGAG gccccaggGTCTGCTCAGGTGGCTGGACTATGCGGGCGCCCAACCCTTCACCGGGACCTGCGTACCGGCCGCTGGGAACCAGACCCACAGCTCTCACGACGCTGTCTCCGGGACCCGCAACGCGTGCTGGAGTACTGCAGACAG ATGTACCCGGAGCTGCAGATTGCACGTGTGGAACAGGCGACGCAGGCCATCCCCGTGGAGCAATGGTGCGGGGATGCCCGGGGTGGCCGCTgtgcccacccccaccaccaGGTTGTGCCTTTCCGCTGCCTGG AGGGTGAATTTGTGAGCGAGGCCCTGCTGGTGCCTGAAGGCTGCCGGTTCTTGCACCAGGAGCGCATGGACCAGTGCGAGAGTTCAACCCGGAGGCGTCAGGAGGCACAGGAG GCCTGCAGCTCCCAGGGCCTCATCCTGCATGGCTCGGGCATGCTTTTGCCCTGTGGCGCGGATCGGTTCCGAGGTGTGGAGTATGTGTGCTGCCCCCCTCCAGTGACCCCCAACCCGTCTGGGACAGCAGTTGG TGATCCTTCCACTCGGTCGTGGCCTCCTGGGGGCAGAGTTGAGGGGGGtgaggatgaggaagaggaggaatccTTCCTACAGCCAGTAGATGATTACTTTGTGGAGCCTCCACGggctgaagaggaagaagaggaggaaagagtcCCACCCTCAAGCTCCCATCccccttcaggggtcagcaaag TGACTCCCACCCCGAGGCCCACAGATGGTGTGGACGTGTACTTTGGCATGCCTGGAGAAATCAGCGAGCATGAGGGGTTCCTGCGGGCCAAGATGGATCTGGAGGAGCGCAGGATGCGTCAGATTAACGAG GTGATGCGTGAATGGGCCATGGCGGACAACCAGTCCAAGAACCTGCCTAAAGCCGACAGACAGGCCCTGAATGAG CACTTCCAGTCCATTCTGCAGACCCTGGAGGAGCAGGTGTCTGGTGAGCGACAGCGCCTGGTGGAGACCCATGCCACCCGAGTCATTGCCCTTATCAACGACCAGCGCCGGGCTGCCTTGGAAGGTTTCCTGGCGGCACTGCAGGCGGATCCGCCTCAG CCAGAGCGAGTCCTGCTGGCCCTGCGGCGCTACCTGCGAGCAGAGCGGAAGGAGCAAAGGCACACGCTGAGGCACTACCAGCACGTGGCTGCTGTGGACCCCGAGAAGGCCCAGCAGACGCGCTTCCAG GTGCAGACTCACCTTCAAGTAATCGAGGAAAGGATGAATCAGAGCCTGGGGCTGCTTGACCAGAACCCCCGCCTGGCTCAGGAGCTGCGGCCCCAGATCC AGGAACTCCTCCACTCTGAACACCTGGGCCCCAGTGAATTGGAAGCCCCTGCCCCAGGGGGCAGCAATGAGGACAAGGGTGGGCTACAGCCCCTGGATTCCAAGGATG CAGACACCCCCATGGCCCTTCCAAAAG GGTCCACAGAACAAGATGCTGCATCCTCTGGGAAAGAGAAGATGTCCCCCCTGGAGCAGTATGAACGAAAG GTGAATGTGTCTGTTCCAAGGGGTTTTCCTTTCCACTCATCGGAGATTCAGAGAGATGAGCTG GCACCAGCTGGAACAGGCATGTCCCGAGAGGCTGTGTCTGGTCTGCTGATCATGGGAGCGGGTGGCGGCTCCCTGATCATCCTCTCCATGCTGCTCTTGCGCAGGAAGAAACCCTACGGGGCTATCAGCCATGGAGTGGTGGAG GTGGACCCCATGCTGACCCTGGAAGAGCAGCAGCTGCGTGAGCTGCAGCGTCACGGCTACGAGAACCCCACCTACCGCTTCCTGGAGGAACGACCCTGA
- the APLP1 gene encoding amyloid beta precursor like protein 1 isoform X2: protein MGPASPAARGLGPLPLLLPLLLLLLRAQLAVGSLAGGSPSAAEAPGSAQVAGLCGRPTLHRDLRTGRWEPDPQLSRRCLRDPQRVLEYCRQMYPELQIARVEQATQAIPVEQWCGDARGGRCAHPHHQVVPFRCLEGEFVSEALLVPEGCRFLHQERMDQCESSTRRRQEAQEACSSQGLILHGSGMLLPCGADRFRGVEYVCCPPPVTPNPSGTAVGDPSTRSWPPGGRVEGGEDEEEEESFLQPVDDYFVEPPRAEEEEEEERVPPSSSHPPSGVSKVTPTPRPTDGVDVYFGMPGEISEHEGFLRAKMDLEERRMRQINEVMREWAMADNQSKNLPKADRQALNEHFQSILQTLEEQVSGERQRLVETHATRVIALINDQRRAALEGFLAALQADPPQPERVLLALRRYLRAERKEQRHTLRHYQHVAAVDPEKAQQTRFQVQTHLQVIEERMNQSLGLLDQNPRLAQELRPQIQELLHSEHLGPSELEAPAPGGSNEDKGGLQPLDSKDDTPMALPKGSTEQDAASSGKEKMSPLEQYERKVNVSVPRGFPFHSSEIQRDELAPAGTGMSREAVSGLLIMGAGGGSLIILSMLLLRRKKPYGAISHGVVEVDPMLTLEEQQLRELQRHGYENPTYRFLEERP, encoded by the exons ATGGGACCCGCCAGCCCCGCCGCTCGCGGTCTGGGCCCGCTGCCGCTGTTGCTGCCACTATTGCTGCTGCTTCTGCGCGCGCAGCTCGCCGTCGGGAGCCTGGCCGGTGGGAGTCCCAGCGCTGCCGAG gccccaggGTCTGCTCAGGTGGCTGGACTATGCGGGCGCCCAACCCTTCACCGGGACCTGCGTACCGGCCGCTGGGAACCAGACCCACAGCTCTCACGACGCTGTCTCCGGGACCCGCAACGCGTGCTGGAGTACTGCAGACAG ATGTACCCGGAGCTGCAGATTGCACGTGTGGAACAGGCGACGCAGGCCATCCCCGTGGAGCAATGGTGCGGGGATGCCCGGGGTGGCCGCTgtgcccacccccaccaccaGGTTGTGCCTTTCCGCTGCCTGG AGGGTGAATTTGTGAGCGAGGCCCTGCTGGTGCCTGAAGGCTGCCGGTTCTTGCACCAGGAGCGCATGGACCAGTGCGAGAGTTCAACCCGGAGGCGTCAGGAGGCACAGGAG GCCTGCAGCTCCCAGGGCCTCATCCTGCATGGCTCGGGCATGCTTTTGCCCTGTGGCGCGGATCGGTTCCGAGGTGTGGAGTATGTGTGCTGCCCCCCTCCAGTGACCCCCAACCCGTCTGGGACAGCAGTTGG TGATCCTTCCACTCGGTCGTGGCCTCCTGGGGGCAGAGTTGAGGGGGGtgaggatgaggaagaggaggaatccTTCCTACAGCCAGTAGATGATTACTTTGTGGAGCCTCCACGggctgaagaggaagaagaggaggaaagagtcCCACCCTCAAGCTCCCATCccccttcaggggtcagcaaag TGACTCCCACCCCGAGGCCCACAGATGGTGTGGACGTGTACTTTGGCATGCCTGGAGAAATCAGCGAGCATGAGGGGTTCCTGCGGGCCAAGATGGATCTGGAGGAGCGCAGGATGCGTCAGATTAACGAG GTGATGCGTGAATGGGCCATGGCGGACAACCAGTCCAAGAACCTGCCTAAAGCCGACAGACAGGCCCTGAATGAG CACTTCCAGTCCATTCTGCAGACCCTGGAGGAGCAGGTGTCTGGTGAGCGACAGCGCCTGGTGGAGACCCATGCCACCCGAGTCATTGCCCTTATCAACGACCAGCGCCGGGCTGCCTTGGAAGGTTTCCTGGCGGCACTGCAGGCGGATCCGCCTCAG CCAGAGCGAGTCCTGCTGGCCCTGCGGCGCTACCTGCGAGCAGAGCGGAAGGAGCAAAGGCACACGCTGAGGCACTACCAGCACGTGGCTGCTGTGGACCCCGAGAAGGCCCAGCAGACGCGCTTCCAG GTGCAGACTCACCTTCAAGTAATCGAGGAAAGGATGAATCAGAGCCTGGGGCTGCTTGACCAGAACCCCCGCCTGGCTCAGGAGCTGCGGCCCCAGATCC AGGAACTCCTCCACTCTGAACACCTGGGCCCCAGTGAATTGGAAGCCCCTGCCCCAGGGGGCAGCAATGAGGACAAGGGTGGGCTACAGCCCCTGGATTCCAAGGATG ACACCCCCATGGCCCTTCCAAAAG GGTCCACAGAACAAGATGCTGCATCCTCTGGGAAAGAGAAGATGTCCCCCCTGGAGCAGTATGAACGAAAG GTGAATGTGTCTGTTCCAAGGGGTTTTCCTTTCCACTCATCGGAGATTCAGAGAGATGAGCTG GCACCAGCTGGAACAGGCATGTCCCGAGAGGCTGTGTCTGGTCTGCTGATCATGGGAGCGGGTGGCGGCTCCCTGATCATCCTCTCCATGCTGCTCTTGCGCAGGAAGAAACCCTACGGGGCTATCAGCCATGGAGTGGTGGAG GTGGACCCCATGCTGACCCTGGAAGAGCAGCAGCTGCGTGAGCTGCAGCGTCACGGCTACGAGAACCCCACCTACCGCTTCCTGGAGGAACGACCCTGA
- the APLP1 gene encoding amyloid beta precursor like protein 1 isoform X3, with the protein MGPASPAARGLGPLPLLLPLLLLLLRAQLAVGSLAGGSPSAAEAPGSAQVAGLCGRPTLHRDLRTGRWEPDPQLSRRCLRDPQRVLEYCRQMYPELQIARVEQATQAIPVEQWCGDARGGRCAHPHHQVVPFRCLEGEFVSEALLVPEGCRFLHQERMDQCESSTRRRQEAQEACSSQGLILHGSGMLLPCGADRFRGVEYVCCPPPVTPNPSGTAVGDPSTRSWPPGGRVEGGEDEEEEESFLQPVDDYFVEPPRAEEEEEEERVPPSSSHPPSGVSKVTPTPRPTDGVDVYFGMPGEISEHEGFLRAKMDLEERRMRQINEVMREWAMADNQSKNLPKADRQALNEHFQSILQTLEEQVSGERQRLVETHATRVIALINDQRRAALEGFLAALQADPPQPERVLLALRRYLRAERKEQRHTLRHYQHVAAVDPEKAQQTRFQVQTHLQVIEERMNQSLGLLDQNPRLAQELRPQIQELLHSEHLGPSELEAPAPGGSNEDKGGLQPLDSKDGSTEQDAASSGKEKMSPLEQYERKVNVSVPRGFPFHSSEIQRDELAPAGTGMSREAVSGLLIMGAGGGSLIILSMLLLRRKKPYGAISHGVVEVDPMLTLEEQQLRELQRHGYENPTYRFLEERP; encoded by the exons ATGGGACCCGCCAGCCCCGCCGCTCGCGGTCTGGGCCCGCTGCCGCTGTTGCTGCCACTATTGCTGCTGCTTCTGCGCGCGCAGCTCGCCGTCGGGAGCCTGGCCGGTGGGAGTCCCAGCGCTGCCGAG gccccaggGTCTGCTCAGGTGGCTGGACTATGCGGGCGCCCAACCCTTCACCGGGACCTGCGTACCGGCCGCTGGGAACCAGACCCACAGCTCTCACGACGCTGTCTCCGGGACCCGCAACGCGTGCTGGAGTACTGCAGACAG ATGTACCCGGAGCTGCAGATTGCACGTGTGGAACAGGCGACGCAGGCCATCCCCGTGGAGCAATGGTGCGGGGATGCCCGGGGTGGCCGCTgtgcccacccccaccaccaGGTTGTGCCTTTCCGCTGCCTGG AGGGTGAATTTGTGAGCGAGGCCCTGCTGGTGCCTGAAGGCTGCCGGTTCTTGCACCAGGAGCGCATGGACCAGTGCGAGAGTTCAACCCGGAGGCGTCAGGAGGCACAGGAG GCCTGCAGCTCCCAGGGCCTCATCCTGCATGGCTCGGGCATGCTTTTGCCCTGTGGCGCGGATCGGTTCCGAGGTGTGGAGTATGTGTGCTGCCCCCCTCCAGTGACCCCCAACCCGTCTGGGACAGCAGTTGG TGATCCTTCCACTCGGTCGTGGCCTCCTGGGGGCAGAGTTGAGGGGGGtgaggatgaggaagaggaggaatccTTCCTACAGCCAGTAGATGATTACTTTGTGGAGCCTCCACGggctgaagaggaagaagaggaggaaagagtcCCACCCTCAAGCTCCCATCccccttcaggggtcagcaaag TGACTCCCACCCCGAGGCCCACAGATGGTGTGGACGTGTACTTTGGCATGCCTGGAGAAATCAGCGAGCATGAGGGGTTCCTGCGGGCCAAGATGGATCTGGAGGAGCGCAGGATGCGTCAGATTAACGAG GTGATGCGTGAATGGGCCATGGCGGACAACCAGTCCAAGAACCTGCCTAAAGCCGACAGACAGGCCCTGAATGAG CACTTCCAGTCCATTCTGCAGACCCTGGAGGAGCAGGTGTCTGGTGAGCGACAGCGCCTGGTGGAGACCCATGCCACCCGAGTCATTGCCCTTATCAACGACCAGCGCCGGGCTGCCTTGGAAGGTTTCCTGGCGGCACTGCAGGCGGATCCGCCTCAG CCAGAGCGAGTCCTGCTGGCCCTGCGGCGCTACCTGCGAGCAGAGCGGAAGGAGCAAAGGCACACGCTGAGGCACTACCAGCACGTGGCTGCTGTGGACCCCGAGAAGGCCCAGCAGACGCGCTTCCAG GTGCAGACTCACCTTCAAGTAATCGAGGAAAGGATGAATCAGAGCCTGGGGCTGCTTGACCAGAACCCCCGCCTGGCTCAGGAGCTGCGGCCCCAGATCC AGGAACTCCTCCACTCTGAACACCTGGGCCCCAGTGAATTGGAAGCCCCTGCCCCAGGGGGCAGCAATGAGGACAAGGGTGGGCTACAGCCCCTGGATTCCAAGGATG GGTCCACAGAACAAGATGCTGCATCCTCTGGGAAAGAGAAGATGTCCCCCCTGGAGCAGTATGAACGAAAG GTGAATGTGTCTGTTCCAAGGGGTTTTCCTTTCCACTCATCGGAGATTCAGAGAGATGAGCTG GCACCAGCTGGAACAGGCATGTCCCGAGAGGCTGTGTCTGGTCTGCTGATCATGGGAGCGGGTGGCGGCTCCCTGATCATCCTCTCCATGCTGCTCTTGCGCAGGAAGAAACCCTACGGGGCTATCAGCCATGGAGTGGTGGAG GTGGACCCCATGCTGACCCTGGAAGAGCAGCAGCTGCGTGAGCTGCAGCGTCACGGCTACGAGAACCCCACCTACCGCTTCCTGGAGGAACGACCCTGA